ATCCAGATGTATTTAGTGTCTCCTCTAAATATtcttaatatttaatatcttAATGTAACagttgtgctgtactctgcctcacttgtaaaccactttggataaaagtatctgccaaatgagtaaatgtaacatttctttttttgaactTGTCATATCACCACTTTTCCACCATTTAGCCTAAAGTCTGGGAAAGTAGGAAAAGATGTTGGCTCTCAAAAGGTGTTTTGAAGTGCAGTGTACTTGTCTCATGGGTAATACTGACATAACAATTCATCAGTGAACAAGAATAGTGGGACAGAATGATTCATATGGTAATACTTTTATACTAAAATTATACTAAAACTAAAAAGTCTGCACGTAGGAATCTAGCAATACACCCATAAAAAACAATTAGGGCTCTCTTACACAAGTGCAGTAAGGTACCTATGGAGTGCAATCATGCATAATTCATTCGAAGAATAAAGCtgaatttgaatacagtgttCTAGTGCATATTACCAAAGCACCtttcacagaaattaatttGATAAAAAGTCAGATAAGATATAAAATCATTTGGACGCCAATCGACGTAGCAACAATAAAGAAGAGCTTTTTGCAGATGAGAAAACACTTCCTTCTTGATTCTTACAACAGTTTTACATAAAGAATGAGAGCTGAGACATTGGGCACTCCACAGCCTGCATTGTCTTAAGATTGGGACTGAGGGACTGATCATAAAAACAGTTTGAACAGGTTGAGAACCACAGCACCTATTATAGAGGAGATGCTCAATAATAATTGATATTTGTCAAATGATTATTTTGACTGTTTAATGTACTTAAGGACATGCACCATGATGCTAAGGCATTATAGCTTGCATGGCGCCAGGAATACGATTTTACCCCCTTGTTTGGACTTTTAAGAATCAACTTGTAAGTGGCTGCCAGTGCAATAAATTAACTGTCCATTGTGACGTGCAAAAGCTTGCTTGTGGCTGGCTCTGTTGGTGTCCtcacacaaaatataatttaaaaagctgaacatgtacatttttaaagaaatttagTGCCCCAATAAACCCACGTTTACATTATACCACTTATGGAGTCGGTCAGGAACAAATGCATTAGCCCTCTCAGTGGTTTAGATCATGTCATTATCAATGCTCTCCAGcagggctgtgcgatatgacgatacATATCATGTGACGATTGAAAAacgtctatcgtttcatattatgctctataGTTTATATAGTTGTGTCGCAAACcacacactttacggcaatatttttcgtcatttggaCGACGCTTTGCGTTCTTCTGCACGGCACGGATGCAGGTAGGAAATTTGCATGAGTGCGCATGTGCAGAACGGATCGGGCAGCAGGCACAGATCGGGTAATGAcagccaacacaaacaaacatggagcGTGAACGTGACAcaactatagttgaaaagtgttttctgtttacctctttatatttttacattaatattttatgttttgttacatgcttaaccctttcgtgtgtattttattttttatgctatgtgttacgttacatgttTCgttagttatgttttcattagcgttattaagcttctcatagttttcagttaggCTAGcgtttgctgttttttaacgttaaatcgctgtttcgtcaaagataaaattagctagaattttccaatctagtgttttaatcgcactggttttagcatacgcactaaacggctaattacactggtgtgaccatacgcgcgaAACGGTTAGTtcaaatttgcacaaaggttctaaataaaaggagaaaaaataatcaaatatgagtaagtaccttttatttgtcgaatatataattcaaaatgtaataagaaataggtctttccatgtggtcattttatataaaattcatTGAATTTACGGAAAATGTGCTGTATCGTGATATGTATAGTTGtagggatatgaaatgacctatatcgggatatgaaatTTTGGccatatcgcacagccctactCTCCAGATGTGATTACAATAACACAGTATTCATTCTTACTACTTAGCTCTACTGAGATGTGACTGTAGTTTGAAACCTTTCACAGGCAGCCCTGTAACAACAGTAAATCAAAATAGTAGACTGTGGTCTGGTGTCAGTAGgtgatcatttgttttgtgttatgttCTTGTCCTCATCTAGACAGACTGATGGAGACGTAGTGTCTATGTTTGACATCTTTGACCTTTGTTTCTTCTCTTCTTAAGGTGAAACATGGCATCATTATCCTGGTTTTTGCCTTTGGTgttttttgctgaaatcatgTGCGCTAAGTCCAGTGACAGTAAGTCTCGTTCTGTTTCTTATCATGATTATTTTACACAACAACATCCACAGTAGCGTTATGCAGCAAAATTCCACAAGTATGCAGAAAATGTGTAACCCTTGATGATCATTGTATCTTATTGTTGTTCACAGATTTACTGGTTAATCCACCACTGATtactatgtatttattttatttcctgttttgctttttgatacCTTGcttttgacatatttttcaatgcactgtacatttaaCTTGGAACACTTTGCCATTTTTATGGATGCCTGATTTCATGTTTATGTTGTTAAATTCCACAGAATTGGTCAGCTTGGAATGCCTGCCTGAGAATCATGGTGTCTACGGTCAGAACACCTTGCTGAAGTGTGAAGTGAAATCCAGGCAGGAGGATGTGAGGGTTATAATGGTGTTCTGGAAGAGGGATGGATCTAACGTATTAACCTTTAGGAGTGGACGCGAGCCAAATCCCGATGCTCGATTCCAGCTTctaaaacacagccacacagacgTGTCCTTGTTGCTAAAAAACACGCTGAGGACAGATGAAGGGAAATATGAATGCACAGTGATAACTGACAGTGgtgaagacaaaaaagaaatgagccTAAAGGTCACAGGTGagaatatgtaatatttatggCCTTTGTGGCCCTTAGAATATTAattccatttcagctgaaaatgaattattgtcaattttgtcatttagcatatgctcctatccagagtgatgtGCATACAGGAGGTTACAATTTGtgcagctagatatttactgaggcaatggtgggttaagtgccttggccaagggtacaacagcagtggcctagCAGGGGGATCCAACCAGAAACCTTTATCATTATGAACCCGGTTCCTTACCACAGTGCCACCCTGTTGTCTCTGAATAGGACAAACAGATGGACTCTGTTGATATCAGTCTTCTTTAAAATGTCACGCAACTGGAAGTGCAAGTTAAGAGCTCGGCAGTTTGTTCTAGTTCATTACCCACCCCATATTCCAAATCCTTTTTCAAAACTGTCATAGGAAGTATAATTGTTGCATATCGCACTACCAGTCATCTTTGTCAGAACAATGGCAATAATACTTCTAAACTTCTGTAATCGGTGATGTTGGGGGTACTGTGCTAATTaaccttttttccacattccagCCCCTTACACAAAGCCAACAATGGGCTCAATTCCGGAGAAAGACATTGACGACGATACGGATGTCACACTATATTGTAATGCTTCAGGGGGATATCCGCTGGGCATGATCCATTGGTTTGACCAGTTTGGCACCAACTGGACCCGGAGCGCAGTAACAACAGCGCTGGAGACCGAGGACAAGCGCATTAACTTAGTGAGCAAGTTTACGCTCAAAGCATCTTCTGTGCACCCTGGATACAGGTGTTCTGTGCTCAACAGCAATGGAGTcaaagaaggagagacagaattTCAGCTCATGTTTCAAGAGAAGCGAAAAGGTATGTCTGATGTATTCTCTCTAGCTCtgaggcgtttttttttttcttttaggagATACAGCACCATGACAagttgggcagcagtgtagcatagtggttaaggagcaggacttgtaaccgaaaggttgccggtttgatccccgttaggacactgctgctgtacccctgggcaaggtacttaacccacgattgcctcagtaaatatccggctgtataaatggataacattgtaagaactgtaacctatgtaagtcgctttggataaaagggtctgctaaatgaataaatgtcaatgtaagTTGTGCACTGTCCCCTTGCACAAACCACGCTCAttgttgctgctgcttttgTCATTCACCTGAAAAGCCAGGCCAGATGGAGTGACTCCCAAGTGACTCGGAGGGTTAGGGACGCTTAGCTGTCAGGGTTCAGGGTTTGAGTCTGAGCTGCGTCATTCACTGTCAATGACTTGGA
This genomic stretch from Megalops cyprinoides isolate fMegCyp1 chromosome 1, fMegCyp1.pri, whole genome shotgun sequence harbors:
- the zgc:174863 gene encoding cytotoxic and regulatory T-cell molecule isoform X2 → MASLSWFLPLVFFAEIMCAKSSDKLVSLECLPENHGVYGQNTLLKCEVKSRQEDVRVIMVFWKRDGSNVLTFRSGREPNPDARFQLLKHSHTDVSLLLKNTLRTDEGKYECTVITDSGEDKKEMSLKVTAPYTKPTMGSIPEKDIDDDTDVTLYCNASGGYPLGMIHWFDQFGTNWTRSAVTTALETEDKRINLVSKFTLKASSVHPGYRCSVLNSNGVKEGETEFQLMFQEKRKDIRPDKEGAGNSPTAIAAVVVVVGSLLCGLLILMIIRRRRFHHEQYMEPVEVTGEVEVALTGEKKENV
- the zgc:174863 gene encoding cytotoxic and regulatory T-cell molecule isoform X1, with the protein product MASLSWFLPLVFFAEIMCAKSSDKLVSLECLPENHGVYGQNTLLKCEVKSRQEDVRVIMVFWKRDGSNVLTFRSGREPNPDARFQLLKHSHTDVSLLLKNTLRTDEGKYECTVITDSGEDKKEMSLKVTAPYTKPTMGSIPEKDIDDDTDVTLYCNASGGYPLGMIHWFDQFGTNWTRSAVTTALETEDKRINLVSKFTLKASSVHPGYRCSVLNSNGVKEGETEFQLMFQEKRKDIRPDKEGAGNSPTAIAAVVVVVGSLLCGLLILMIIRRRRFHQARRPSTHPILNEQYMEPVEVTGEVEVALTGEKKENV